The following proteins are co-located in the Anomalospiza imberbis isolate Cuckoo-Finch-1a 21T00152 chromosome Z, ASM3175350v1, whole genome shotgun sequence genome:
- the ENHO gene encoding adropin, translating into MAAALSTGAIVAISFNCVIALLILILFLILCKACRTPSCPKKTPAADVDESRNEEEYLLQP; encoded by the coding sequence ATGGCGGCTGCTCTCTCCACCGGAGCGATTGTGGCAATTTCTTTTAACTGTGTCATTGCGTTGctcatcctcatcctcttcctcatcctctgCAAAGCCTGCAGGACCCCCTCGTGTCCCAAGAAGACCCCAGCTGCTGATGTGGATGAGTCAAGGAATGAAGAGGAGtacctgctgcagccctga